The Anomalospiza imberbis isolate Cuckoo-Finch-1a 21T00152 chromosome Z, ASM3175350v1, whole genome shotgun sequence genomic interval ctgtagagaaggcctggttctatgcatgaattcacaaaccagcctagggtggctgctattgtgatgtcagcggccgcatcccagtgttgtcaaggcaaagttgctgtgccgaggcccggaagggctcagtgcgcagagcagctctgtggcacgctcgctgcaggcggaacctgctgatcgccgaggtctctgccagcaggactcttgagtatttttgtttcttccccacaggcgttgtctggtgcagacttgagcagcactgctcaagccatggagagggtgtgtgctgcagtttgcacggctttctccttggcttattctgggtactttttcacccacctggcacgtaagtggactgttttgttcagtgcggcatatggaaaccaaaatgccaccaagaggcctttagttaggtaaagctgctgtcaacagctgcagctaagaagggggtgtctctagccagtggggcgtggggcagcatttgtaatgtagcctgcaggggttccgctcctcccgtggcatagcctgtggcaatggagtctggaatctccccagtttgctggctcaagcaagacaacttccaagataggaagactgggagagcttgacaggagtccttgtgaaagctgtgcgctgctctccaggactgagggaaagtccctcagttcaagtcttcttgtctgcattccctcatcccaggacgtgcctgtggaacttgacacttcctgcgtgctagaagagccatttgttctgtgatgaaaccacagactcagcttggaaaaggcctctgagatagacatttcagaggagttcttgtgtgctgctgaacccaggagctgttcctgtgctgtgtcaccacagaactgccaccatggttaagggggacttgggcgaagctattttggggaaaggctttcagtaagcccatggcaattgctgcatgcaatctcttcagaaaactgaagtacaggaaagagaggagctgtagctcctgctggatggggtggggcagaagctgtaatgcctagtacagaaccactcggactttctcagtctcaagtttctatgggttgagtggccaaagaggacagaaggtagacacgaggcagtggtttgtgctgttgtcttgcttgctgtgtgacacaaggcttgctgctggagtgacgtagtgaaaacagaatgatctgtctTTGGGTTGGAGACTTTGTGGTGggcttgcccagcacaggcagttttcttacagcatctggttctttttcccttgtgtgttgcaggtcacgtcacccgtgcctggagagaatccggtccttgggtgagtgggaaaggagcctttggcgTTGGTAGCTTTTGACAATtgtggagcaagctgtgagctgggcctgttgcagtccagtgccagcctgcttggatgaatggaagtacagtgcaggctcttcgcagaagcagccgcagcagcagcagcagtagcagctgcaggaggagttggatcccgggctgtttcctccagttccttttcagagcttttaagcagctgaaagtggggttgcttggtgctttaagccatgatggaatttctcctgtagaagagagtgcagtcccatcgaattggcccattctacttgagtttgaacaacttagaatgccatttctgtgcagatgatttctccttagtgcatctggctctagagctgaatataaagaaggttaccagtccctcacactgctgtctgtctgcagagcccaaaaccaacctctgagcctcctctggctgcacgtcttcctgaagaagaggccgaaggggaggaagattcccaccaaagtgcacctgctgccactgcagggcctgagcatccagcatcagtaagtggcacctctgggtagtcctgtggctggaacaaagcatagctgcaagtttctggtcagacagcacctcccgtgcctggctgaagatgctgagggctggaatccttccagctcttccagagcacttcccccagcctgtgaggcctggaaaaggggtgtggaacttggacgcttaggcatcgctttcctactgttctgacaggggctgtgaatttgtcttagccagagacaagaggtagcattaggatgtcttgggatgctcctggggtacaagtgaagccctttgtgcccagtggctgtgcaggctccttgtccccagtgaagagagcagtgcaaagatgcagttcacagccttgcaggatatggggagacactgtccccaggagggaccaggccctccccacagaacagctaaagtcagtcagtagctaaaggaacagctgagttgcagcggggcctgtagctgaatataccgaaggttctgaatgacaggttctttcctgaccctcatgctgctgtctgcccacagagcacaggggcagcgtcagcacctgctctggctgcctctgcacctgaggaagaggctgaagaggaggaatccgctgccaatgaacctgcccctgctgtcagcctgcggcctgagcagcccacgtcagtaagtgcctgttttggctagcagtgtctttggtgtcattttgtccatcatgtaaaagcagcctttggattttgcgccttgagctggagaagtgggctgcgaaagctgagaggtgaagagCCCTGGGTATGGCCAGCAGCGTCTGCCTaggagcttgcatttgaaatgggatcggaggggcacctccgacgtgcaggcatgtttgtgacccaaatgaatttcttgtcccagagctccacctcctgtgtcctggtacctgcacgagctgcagctgaaggtcctgaagaagcctccagtccccaagctggaaactcaagcctgagcagctcgtgcacctggagcacgactagttcctctggcagcagctggagcacgactggttcctctggcagcagagagcagctgggagagaggacagaggacaagtgcctggccatgctgagtatgtgctttgtgatccttgtccgccggagcagtgccttgtgtgtgcgcgtgtcagcaagagctgtcccacctcctgttcctcctcagctgagtgccaggtcctgtggcctccacacaggacctgctgttgtgctttgaggtggtgaggggtccctggggtgttgctcctgcctctgagggcagctgggcctggtttggctttgcctgagcttccctctatgccaaaaagaaaacagaggttgtttctggctgagcaggaggctgtgacctagcgaatgagtaggcctcaaggagctcctgtggggcccagctcctgtggggcacagccaaggtcatcttcagaacttagcctggcctaaaggctgagggacctcattcctgaggcccatcacagtagggtataacataagctgctgctcttgaaaggcagaggggcattgtttaggcaaagtcctgcttaaagctggagatctcggctctgctggaagcactttgcaatattcttcctgttctggaaagggcagctgttgataagaattgattccagaacccaagatgccttggatgtttgcaaggatgaaagcttttgttgaatgtcacagagtgttcatggccaagaacagaaaggttttgtttttcctgctgcccttaatgtttgtagacaacaatcacttctcctggttgcaggtttctgatccctgtctcctctgactgtttctcgatgtgcttagattttagtgtagacttctagttttgggcaggccatctgtgctgcagggctgcttgtcttgctgctgttgtttttgaggtggtggtggtggtggtggtggtggtggtggtggttttggttgtggtggtggtggtgtttcccagctgactgagttgaaagggcagagtgtcccagacagtggggctgcctttctgatctgctgcagggtgggacctcttctgaagtgaacatctttccttgggatttttacagagatgctggtgagcgagggagatcctgaggctaagtacacagaactggaaacgattggcaaagggtgagtgcagccacagctccttcttcacagcAGGGGGCggtgcattttgctggtgtcacacctccccagagtgacagcaggcaagctccaaagctgttcagacactgcgttaagatgatgcctgatgatctctaagtactggtcagcatttatagctgaagtggccagaaaagtagagcccttcctgtgtctggtgcaccaaagagaagcagctgccaatggctctggacccagaacacagccgtctgaggatcctctattttgagtacttctccatttgtgtgcgcaacagtggaagcctttgcctgctccggctgtggctgcaggctgtggctggacactattttccttggaagctggagaaaggatctgtgtctggaggctttcctccaatggctcttacatggcttcagacttctcagaaggcctgagtggtggtgcttgaatttggcagatagactccaaggagaggtgtgagaaggccgaaccggcatgtgcctggaaaaatcccacacatgcacagatacagaaagagaaaagggagaaaagacccagatgagaatctgtcgtgttccatttactgtttgccccgggactttttttccgcggttggaccgcggtgtcctgcacttgcagggactaaaggacttcttctttctctgctgctcttttgtttctaggggttttggcacggtgtgcatggcagtcgagactgccacaggagaagaggtaagcgtcaagcagcgccacagcttctgcagtgctgttttaggacggcattttatctgtcatgtctgcaagggtttgctttgttcttgtgcaatggagaatgccagtggttgctggagtaatgatcaagccccctagaagtgccaaaggtttcccagcagttttgctccattcttaccggcacaaaatggcttcctgcttgcaaggggtgtgtgaatgaaaatggggatgataaagtaaggccctgggggaagactgtgggcacagcctgtgttgttagagctttgcggtggagagcttagaccatgtttctcccaggtttacaaggcaaagggtatctggctctttgtcctgggaggtgcccaagcaagcggtctgatgtccagccacaaggcggtttggcccagcccagctccatcatcccataatcactgtctccgtcttccccttgtggtcctgcgccacagactttggttcacggttttccatgtcgttgtaggtggccataaagaaaattagtctcctggaagagagcagcagtgagctgtgcctgaatgaaatccaggtcatgcgtggcaataagaacgccaatcttgtgacctttctagacaggtgagtggttctgctgttctgccatgaaaggtcatccacatcctgcaaggcagcggttcaaccgctggcagaggatggagctgacagaggatggagctgttaattcctgtttctggactgatcgacagcgtcttgggaggagattgcattggggctgcattaatctttgctggcatacctagtttgacgtgtgctttcaaagagcggacttggccctgtctttcttgagccaacagcctcaaagttcctgtcctctctccacattgttttgtttggtttggcatttgattttttttcccacgggtcttatgtgctgacaaaacactgtagattgagttcaagccctggagagcatagcgaatgattattgacttcctcctgtcttcttctgagagagacacaggaaggagaatccatcaggaagtgcacgcattcatctccaggctgttgtttcctcccttcagctacctggtggacgaggaagtctggctggtgatggagtacatggacggaggttctttacacgatgtcattagggagattcgtatggcagaaggagagatagcagctgtctctcgggaggtaagggatggcgcttgtgcttcccacggcttggtcgggatggtccttccaaatgggtgat includes:
- the LOC137465532 gene encoding uncharacterized protein; translation: MERVCAAVCTAFSLAYSGYFFTHLARHVTRAWRESGPWSPKPTSEPPLAARLPEEEAEGEEDSHQSAPAATAGPEHPASSTGAASAPALAASAPEEEAEEEESAANEPAPAVSLRPEQPTSVSACFG